From the genome of Planctomycetota bacterium:
GCAGGTTCTCCTTGGAGTCCGCAAACTGGGCGAGCAGAACGCGCCACTTGCCTTCAAGTTCCGTGTACATTTGCCGGAGCGTGTCCGCCTCTTTCCTCGCGTCGTCGCGCTCCAAACGCCACCCGTCTCGCTCCTCCATCAGTTTGGCGAAGGAATCCTTGATGCCGGCGTACTGCGTGGCGAGTTCCTGGAGCCGCTTCTCCTGATTCTCGATCTGCTCGCGGAGCGAGGCGATGGTGTTGTTGCGCAGCGCCAGTTCGTCGGTCAACGTTCCGACCTGCTGCAGGAGAACGGCTTTGTCGGCATCGGCGGTGCTCTTCGCAAGGTCGCGCTGCTGGATGGCCGAGTCCCGTTGCTCGAGCGCCTTACCGAAGAGTCTCGCCTCTTCCTGGTAGCGCGCGTGCCAGTTGTCGCTCAGGGCGAACTCGCGGGCCACCAGAACCGCCACCGCGATCGAAACGACGACAACGAGGACCGTAAGGATCTTCCCCAGCGTACTCAAGGTACACTCCTTTCACAAGGCACCGGATGAGGGGCGCCCGCCCGGATTGTTTGCCCGCCGTCCGTCCAGAACCCTCCCGCCCGAAACCGCGTTCAACGATTCTAGTTGGCCCCCCGGCGCCGTCAAGCAAAAATTGTCCCCAAAAGTAATTACGACTCTGCCGGCCGTTTGTCCGAAGGCAAGAGGCGCCCCTTTGGGGCCCCCTCGGGGGCCGCCGGAACCCTTCCCGGGGCGTCCGCACCGAGGGCGGGGGGTTTCTTCTCGGTGAGGATGCGGCTTCGCCAGGATTCCCGGGCCGACAGGATCCGGACCATCGCCGCCGCCACGGTCGCCCGTTCCATCGGGTCCGCCGCCTTCTTCAGCCGGCCTCCGAGTTCCTCGAGGGCCGGCCGATAGCCTGTTTCCGCCAGTTCCCGGGCGGCCAGGATCCCCGCCTGCTGGTCCTCGGAGCCCAGAAAATCCACGAGCATCCCGATCCGCTTGAAATCGCCCAATTGCGCGAGCGCCCCAATGGCGGCGAACTTGACGTCCAGGAATCGGCTCTGGTAGAGACGCTCGAGCCGGGGGATGTCCGCCTTCTCGCCCGCCTGCCCCAGCAGGCGCGTGGCGAACGCGCGGACCGAGTGCTGGCTGTGTTCGGTCATTGCACGGACCATCTCCATCCCGTCGGGCGAGCCGAGGCGATGGAGCGCCTCGGCCGTCCGCAACACCACCACCGCGTCCGGGTCGGTCAACTTCACCCGCAGCATGCCGACCGCGCTTCGGTTACCCATCAGGCCGAGCAGCCAGACGGCCGTTCGTCGAACTGTGACGTCCGGCGAGGCGAGCCCATCCCGCAGGTCGCCGATGCGCGACGTGTCGCCGAGCATGGCCATCGCAAACGCTGACGACACCCGCACCACCGCCTGCGGGTCGCGGTACTGCTGCTGCGCCACCCGAAGGAACTCCTGCCGGCGAGTCGTCCCCACGAGCGCCAGTCCCGTCGTCCGGACCCGCGGATCAGGCGTTTCGGCCAGAAGGATAAGTTCAGCGCGGGGCGGCTGGCGGTCGGCCTCCAGGAACGTTTCGGCCGCGAGCGCCTGAAGCGGCGGCTGGCTGGAATGAATGGCTTCCAGGAGAACGGCATAAGGGTCGAGGGGCTCTCCGGCTACCGCGCCGCCGTCCCGCAGGGTCTGGGGCTGGCACCCGGCAAGAGCGCTCGCGGCAACGAGGACAAGCGGAATCCATCTCACGGCTTCGCCTCCTTTCGGCTGCGCAGACTCGCGACAACAACCAGGACGCCTCCGACGGCCGAGGCGCCCACGCACGCCAGGGCAAACACGTCGCCCACGCGCGTGTAGGGCGAGAGCCGATCGTCCAACGCGATCCGGCCGACAACGAATCCCTCGACGCTGCGGCGACGGCCCTCGGCGTCCTGGGCGACGGCTTCGATCCGGCCGTCCGACGCAATCAGCGCGCTGATGCCCGTGTTGACGGACCGCACGACCGGCACGCGATTCTCAATCGCGCGGAACACACACAGGTTCAGATGCTGGTCGAGTTCCACGCTGCCCGCGAACCAGCCATCGTTGGAAATGTTGACGATAAAGTCAACGGCTTTGCGGACGGCCCCGGCAGGCGGGCGAACTTGTCCGCCGTAGCCTTGGCGAAGGCGGACCATCTCCCTGACCCGGTACGCCATGGCGTCCTCGTAGCAAATCGCGACCTGAAACCGCTCCTCGGCGCCCTCGAACGCCAGCCGGAAAGGTTCCTGGTCGTGGGCGCCGGGGGTCAGGCTGTACTCCATGCCGCGGTACGGCGTGAGGGCGTTCAGGCGGTCATGAAGCCAAGGCAAACTCTCCTTGAAAGGAACGTACTCGCCGAACGGCACGAGGTGCGCTTTCGCGTATTCGCCGGCCACCGTCTCGACCGGCGAATCGGGCACGATGAGCAGCGCCTCGTTCGTGCGCTCCGCGCGGCACGTAACCCGATCGCCCTCCAGGTATTGCACGCCGAGCACCCGCAGGCCCGACGCCCCGACGAGCACCGGCGACGAGCCCAGCGCACCTAACTCCCGGATCAGTCGTCCGTATCGGCGGCAGCGCTCCTGGAGAAAAGCGAAGTGGGCGACCAGGCCGCGGTAGCGGAGCAGGGCCGCGAGGTCGGCCGTCAGGAACCCCGGGTTCATCGGAACCGGGACCATCGTCTCAGGCCAGACAACCAGGTCGGGCGGCGTGCCGGCCGCCCTCGCGGAAGCGAACGCCTCGCCCGTCAGGCGAACCAGCGAAAGCATCATCCGCAGTTCATCGGCGATCGTCTGGGCCGATTCCTCTGCTTCGCCTTTCGTGACACGCCCCTCGACGAGCCTCCGAACGAGTTCCTCGCGAAGCCCCTTTCGCGTATCGTCGACGAGGCGCCCCGCCATCGCCTTCACGTTCACATCGAAGGGAGACGCCAGGAGGTCCTTGAAACTCTGCGCGAGAAAACCATCGGCGAGATTCTCCGCCTCCTCCCGCGGAACGGGCGCAGGCTCCTCTGCCTCCTCCGCCGCGCCGCGGCTCCCCAGGCGGGCGGCGTTCTTGAGTTCCTGAGGAATGTTCGTCTGGACCGACGCGACGACCGGCCCGGGCCGAGCCGTCCTCTGCCCCAGCCGCCAGACACCGTAACCCACCGTCGCCGCCCACGCGCACGCAACCAGAACGGCCATGGCCGGCAGCACGCGACCGAAGCGCCGCCTCGCACCATCGGCACCGCAGACGAAAAGAGGTCGCGTCAGACAATCGGCCGCCAGCCCCGCCGTCATCAAGGCCAGGAAACTCGGCCCGTAGGCGCCGAGCGCGTCGGCCGTCTGCACCAGCACGAGATTCTCGTACTGCGTGTGGCCGACGTAAAGCCAAGGAAGACCCGAGAGCAACCAGCCGCGCACATACTCCAGACCGACCCAAAGGACGGGGGCCGCAAAAGTCAGCGGAATCGGCGAAATCTCCTCAAATCGCCTCAAAAACCACGAAAAAACCGCCCAGTACAAACCCAGGTACGCCGCCAGGACCGCCCATCCGGCGGCGGTGCCGGGGAGGCTGATCGGCCAAATCCACCACATGTTCCAGCCGAAGAACACGAGGCCGCCCAGCCAGGACGCCCAGAAGACGTGCCGGCGCGGGGCCGTCGCCACCGCCATCACCAGCAAGGGCACCGGTGCCAGGTACGCCAGCCACGAAATCTCGGTCGGCGGAAACGCGAGGGTCAGCAGGAGGGCCGAGAGAATGGCCAGGAGGAACGGCCGCGCCGCCGTCGAGACGTGCAGGGGCTTCCGTTGGGCCTTCGTCGCGGCATCCGCTTTTTCCCTGCGCCGTTTGTCTTTGCGACGTTCGCCCATCGAGGTTCCCCGGATGCGTCCCATGAATCCGCTCATTGTCAGGCCACTCCACTGGAGTGTCAAGCCTGTGACCCGGTGCGAAAAACACTTGATTCCGCTGCCCGACGGGTTAGTCTTGCACCTTGCGGAAAGGCCCTGTGGGCCGTTCGACTTTGAACCCTTTTGAAAGGATGCCTGACCATGACTAGAGCCTATCGGTGGTTCCTCCTTGCGGCTGTTGTGGGTCTGCTTGCGGCGTTCGCCTCGCCGGCGCCGGCCTCGGCTGCCGAGAAGATCGGCGTCCTCATCATCGATGGCCAGAATGTCCACGACTGGAAGGCGACCACGCCGCCCATCAAGGCG
Proteins encoded in this window:
- a CDS encoding HEAT repeat domain-containing protein yields the protein MRWIPLVLVAASALAGCQPQTLRDGGAVAGEPLDPYAVLLEAIHSSQPPLQALAAETFLEADRQPPRAELILLAETPDPRVRTTGLALVGTTRRQEFLRVAQQQYRDPQAVVRVSSAFAMAMLGDTSRIGDLRDGLASPDVTVRRTAVWLLGLMGNRSAVGMLRVKLTDPDAVVVLRTAEALHRLGSPDGMEMVRAMTEHSQHSVRAFATRLLGQAGEKADIPRLERLYQSRFLDVKFAAIGALAQLGDFKRIGMLVDFLGSEDQQAGILAARELAETGYRPALEELGGRLKKAADPMERATVAAAMVRILSARESWRSRILTEKKPPALGADAPGRVPAAPEGAPKGRLLPSDKRPAES